In Panicum virgatum strain AP13 chromosome 4N, P.virgatum_v5, whole genome shotgun sequence, a single window of DNA contains:
- the LOC120670160 gene encoding GDSL esterase/lipase EXL1-like isoform X2, with amino-acid sequence MASLTTCLGGRSSWRRPVLVHRLVVVAMAAAAFRPQVVHGAASAGQQKISAIFMFGDSIVDPGNNNNRFTEAKANFPPYGQDFPGGVATGRFSNGLVPGDLLASKLGVKQLLPPFLSDDLELKDLLTGVAFACGGSGYDPLTSKLATLNDMGAKRIGIVGVPPLGCCPSQITLGGSPSRQCEPLRNQASRLFNSRISQEIEILNAERSASGSTIAYFDIYYNLLDLIQNPALYGFKDVSEGCCGSTVLNAAIFIAYHSACPNANDYIFWDGFHPTEKAYNIVVDKLIQQNMKYLM; translated from the exons ATGGCATCTCTGACTACCTGTCTCGGGGGCCGTTCCTCGTGGCGCCGGCCGGTACTGGTGCACCGCCTCGTGGTGGTGGCGATGGCAGCAGCGGCGTTTCGGCCGCAGGTAGTCCATGGAGCAGCATCGGCTGGGCAACAGAAAATCTCGGCGATCTTCATGTTCGGCGACTCCATCGTAGATCccggcaacaacaacaaccggtTCACGGAGGCAAAGGCTAACTTCCCGCCATATGGGCAGGACTTCCCTGGCGGCGTTGCCACCGGGAGATTCTCCAATGGGTTGGTACCCGGGGACCTCTTAG CTTCGAAGTTGGGTGTTAAGCAGCTATTGCCTCCTTTCCTTAGTGATGATCTTGAACTAAAAGACCTACTCACTGGTGTGGCATTCGCATGTGGAGGCAGTGGTTATGATCCACTCACATCAAAACTCGCG ACTCTCAATGATATGGGTGCTAAGAGGATTGGGATTGTTGGTGTCCCACCACTGGGATGTTGTCCTTCACAAATAACACTTGGAGGAAGCCCCTCACGTCAATGCGAACCACTAAGGAATCAAGCATCAAGATTATTTAATTCTAGAATTTCACAGGAAATAGAGATACTAAATGCAGAGCGAAGTGCTTCTGGATCAACAATTGCTTATTTTGACATATACTACAACCTACTTGATCTTATTCAGAATCCAGCTTTGTATG GTTTCAAGGACGTGAGCGAAGGATGCTGTGGTAGCACAGTGTTAAATGCTGCCATATTCATTGCATATCATAGTGCATGTCCAAACGCCAATGATTATATTTTCTGGGACGGCTTCCATCCTACCGAGAAGGCATATAACATTGTAGTGGACAAGCTTATTCAGCAAAATATGAAGTATCTAATGTGA
- the LOC120670160 gene encoding GDSL esterase/lipase EXL1-like isoform X1, protein MASLTTCLGGRSSWRRPVLVHRLVVVAMAAAAFRPQVVHGAASAGQQKISAIFMFGDSIVDPGNNNNRFTEAKANFPPYGQDFPGGVATGRFSNGLVPGDLLASKLGVKQLLPPFLSDDLELKDLLTGVAFACGGSGYDPLTSKLATTLSSKDQLDLFRDYKEKVRALVGEEEMTRVISEAVYFVVMGANDILNNYFAVPLRRHEYDLPSYVDFLVSSAISFTKTLNDMGAKRIGIVGVPPLGCCPSQITLGGSPSRQCEPLRNQASRLFNSRISQEIEILNAERSASGSTIAYFDIYYNLLDLIQNPALYGFKDVSEGCCGSTVLNAAIFIAYHSACPNANDYIFWDGFHPTEKAYNIVVDKLIQQNMKYLM, encoded by the exons ATGGCATCTCTGACTACCTGTCTCGGGGGCCGTTCCTCGTGGCGCCGGCCGGTACTGGTGCACCGCCTCGTGGTGGTGGCGATGGCAGCAGCGGCGTTTCGGCCGCAGGTAGTCCATGGAGCAGCATCGGCTGGGCAACAGAAAATCTCGGCGATCTTCATGTTCGGCGACTCCATCGTAGATCccggcaacaacaacaaccggtTCACGGAGGCAAAGGCTAACTTCCCGCCATATGGGCAGGACTTCCCTGGCGGCGTTGCCACCGGGAGATTCTCCAATGGGTTGGTACCCGGGGACCTCTTAG CTTCGAAGTTGGGTGTTAAGCAGCTATTGCCTCCTTTCCTTAGTGATGATCTTGAACTAAAAGACCTACTCACTGGTGTGGCATTCGCATGTGGAGGCAGTGGTTATGATCCACTCACATCAAAACTCGCG ACAACCTTATCCAGTAAGGATCAACTTGACCTATTTCGTGACTACAAGGAAAAGGTAAGAGCCTTGGTTGGAGAGGAGGAAATGACACGTGTTATTTCCGAGGCCGTCTACTTTGTAGTAATGGGGGCAAATGACATTCTAAATAATTATTTCGCTGTTCCGTTGAGACGCCACGAATATGATCTTCCATCGTATGTGGATTTTCTTGTCTCTTCGGCAATCAGCTTCACCAAg ACTCTCAATGATATGGGTGCTAAGAGGATTGGGATTGTTGGTGTCCCACCACTGGGATGTTGTCCTTCACAAATAACACTTGGAGGAAGCCCCTCACGTCAATGCGAACCACTAAGGAATCAAGCATCAAGATTATTTAATTCTAGAATTTCACAGGAAATAGAGATACTAAATGCAGAGCGAAGTGCTTCTGGATCAACAATTGCTTATTTTGACATATACTACAACCTACTTGATCTTATTCAGAATCCAGCTTTGTATG GTTTCAAGGACGTGAGCGAAGGATGCTGTGGTAGCACAGTGTTAAATGCTGCCATATTCATTGCATATCATAGTGCATGTCCAAACGCCAATGATTATATTTTCTGGGACGGCTTCCATCCTACCGAGAAGGCATATAACATTGTAGTGGACAAGCTTATTCAGCAAAATATGAAGTATCTAATGTGA